Proteins from a single region of Rhodovibrio salinarum DSM 9154:
- a CDS encoding ABC transporter ATP-binding protein has translation MIRDTTSLQVERLRVGYHRRTVIRDLTLAPFHSGEITALIGPNATGKTTLLRALAGLQPAKGALYLGGDNLLSLPGSAHAARVTYMPQSLPPRVALTVFEATLSALKVAPGARQPAQQSHIQVMETLQRLGIDDLAHRPLTELSGGQRQLASLAQSVVREPTVLLLDEPTSALDLNYQFRVMNLVRALVRERGIIAVVVLHDIALASRWCDRVVVLSDGAVVADGPPATAVTADTLAQVYGVRARVLGDAQDDALQVIVEDVLDTGDATGQPSR, from the coding sequence ATGATACGCGACACCACTTCGCTTCAGGTCGAACGGCTTCGGGTCGGCTACCACCGACGCACGGTGATCCGGGACCTGACATTGGCCCCCTTCCACAGCGGCGAGATCACCGCGCTGATCGGGCCGAATGCCACCGGCAAGACCACCCTGCTACGCGCGCTGGCCGGACTGCAGCCGGCCAAGGGGGCGCTCTATCTGGGCGGCGATAATCTGCTTTCCCTGCCCGGCTCGGCGCATGCCGCACGCGTCACCTACATGCCGCAGTCGCTGCCGCCACGCGTCGCGCTCACCGTGTTCGAGGCCACGCTGAGCGCGCTCAAGGTCGCACCCGGCGCCCGGCAACCGGCCCAACAGTCCCACATCCAGGTCATGGAAACACTGCAACGGCTCGGCATCGACGACTTGGCGCACCGCCCATTGACCGAGTTATCCGGGGGACAGCGCCAACTCGCCAGCCTCGCCCAATCGGTGGTGCGGGAGCCAACGGTGCTGCTGCTGGACGAACCAACCAGCGCGCTCGACCTGAACTATCAGTTCCGGGTGATGAATCTGGTGCGCGCACTCGTCCGCGAGCGCGGCATCATTGCCGTGGTGGTGCTCCACGACATCGCGCTCGCCAGCCGCTGGTGCGACCGCGTGGTGGTGCTTTCGGACGGCGCCGTAGTGGCGGATGGTCCCCCGGCAACGGCCGTGACCGCGGATACCCTGGCGCAGGTCTACGGCGTCCGCGCCCGCGTGCTTGGCGACGCGCAGGACGACGCCTTGCAGGTGATCGTGGAGGATGTGTTGGACACAGGGGACGCGACTGGACAGCCTAGCCGTTAG
- a CDS encoding radical SAM protein has translation MRPGAAVEDFSAPLFIAWQLTNSCAGRCPSCCEESGPDKGWSDELTREEALDVARQITEAGIPYVAFGGGEPLGVPHVWEIFETLSEAGTAIKIETDGRYVDAAAATRMAGLRVDNAQISVDGARPETHALMRPGSASFEQATGALRRLSDCGVPAEMVFTPTTHNLAEMADAFDLAVELGCSAFVTGPLMRLGRAAASWSTLMPDPEAWAEAVTELRMRAALHRNAPTRLSIYPHDIEQEIADRLDSPQAMMLIVPNGRVKLLNALPFAPGDLRQQSVLEAWGSYQRAWRSPQVADFIHRCADQPDLLLHANETWSVA, from the coding sequence ATGCGTCCCGGTGCCGCCGTCGAGGACTTTAGCGCCCCTTTGTTTATCGCCTGGCAGCTGACCAATAGCTGTGCCGGTCGTTGTCCTTCCTGTTGCGAGGAGTCCGGGCCGGACAAGGGCTGGTCGGACGAACTGACCCGCGAGGAGGCGCTGGACGTCGCCCGGCAGATCACCGAGGCCGGCATCCCCTACGTCGCCTTTGGCGGTGGCGAGCCGCTCGGCGTGCCGCACGTCTGGGAGATCTTCGAGACGCTTTCCGAGGCCGGCACGGCGATCAAGATCGAAACCGATGGGCGTTACGTCGACGCGGCGGCCGCGACCCGGATGGCGGGGCTGCGGGTCGATAACGCTCAGATCTCGGTCGATGGCGCCCGGCCGGAGACGCACGCGCTGATGCGTCCCGGTTCCGCCAGCTTCGAGCAGGCGACCGGCGCGCTGCGCCGGTTGAGTGACTGCGGCGTGCCCGCGGAGATGGTATTCACGCCGACCACCCACAATCTGGCTGAGATGGCGGACGCGTTCGACCTGGCCGTCGAGCTTGGCTGCAGCGCGTTCGTCACCGGTCCGTTGATGCGCCTCGGCCGCGCGGCGGCGTCCTGGTCCACGCTGATGCCCGATCCGGAAGCCTGGGCCGAGGCGGTTACCGAGCTTCGGATGCGGGCGGCGCTTCATCGGAACGCGCCGACCCGCCTATCGATCTATCCCCACGACATCGAGCAGGAAATCGCCGACCGGCTGGACAGCCCGCAGGCGATGATGCTGATCGTCCCGAACGGTCGGGTGAAGCTCTTGAACGCCTTGCCGTTCGCCCCCGGCGACCTGCGCCAGCAAAGCGTGCTCGAAGCCTGGGGCAGTTACCAACGGGCCTGGCGCAGCCCGCAAGTGGCGGATTTCATCCACCGCTGCGCGGACCAACCCGATCTGCTGCTGCACGCGAACGAGACCTGGTCGGTAGCCTAG
- a CDS encoding radical SAM protein: protein MTASATGAHQIDRLGAPLFVSWQLTRDCDLACVHCCTESAPGKPMANELSRAEALAFADEIVAAGVPYAMLCGGEPMVVPHFLEVAERLGRGGVQLKIETNGQRFGPAEAVQLAELPVRSVQISLDADDPTTYARQRPGASLEKVHAACRAVRAAGLPLEVTFAPTRVTITELPAALRRARQLGAFRFNTGALMRIGNAARNWRKLVPTAEQYDAFRAVLDREAESGEAGMELAYLPFRMEDGLRQTAAEPPATLLVLPDGRVKASAALPYIVADVRRDGLAQAWRSYCQAWHTSALREAIEAAIADGARHAQANAWQELAESTA from the coding sequence ATGACAGCAAGCGCGACTGGCGCCCACCAGATCGATCGACTGGGCGCACCGCTGTTCGTCTCCTGGCAGCTGACCCGGGACTGCGATCTGGCGTGCGTGCACTGCTGCACGGAAAGTGCCCCTGGCAAGCCGATGGCGAACGAACTGTCGCGCGCCGAGGCGCTGGCGTTTGCCGACGAGATCGTCGCGGCGGGCGTGCCCTACGCCATGCTGTGCGGCGGCGAGCCGATGGTCGTGCCGCACTTTTTGGAGGTTGCCGAGCGGCTGGGCCGGGGCGGCGTGCAGCTGAAAATCGAGACCAACGGGCAGCGCTTCGGTCCGGCGGAGGCCGTGCAGTTGGCCGAGTTGCCGGTACGCAGCGTGCAGATCAGTCTGGATGCGGACGACCCGACCACCTACGCCCGGCAGCGTCCGGGCGCGTCGCTGGAGAAGGTGCACGCAGCCTGCCGGGCGGTGCGTGCGGCCGGCCTGCCGCTGGAGGTCACTTTCGCGCCAACCCGCGTTACGATCACGGAGCTGCCCGCGGCGCTCCGGCGGGCACGGCAATTGGGGGCTTTCCGGTTCAATACCGGCGCGCTGATGCGGATCGGCAATGCCGCGCGCAACTGGCGCAAGCTGGTTCCCACGGCTGAGCAGTACGACGCCTTCCGGGCGGTTCTGGATCGGGAGGCCGAAAGCGGCGAGGCGGGCATGGAACTGGCCTACCTGCCGTTCCGCATGGAGGACGGGCTGCGTCAGACGGCGGCCGAACCGCCGGCGACCCTGCTCGTGTTGCCCGACGGCCGGGTCAAGGCGTCGGCGGCGCTGCCCTACATCGTTGCCGACGTGCGTCGGGACGGCCTGGCGCAAGCTTGGCGATCCTACTGCCAGGCCTGGCATACATCGGCGCTCCGGGAGGCCATCGAGGCGGCAATCGCCGACGGCGCCCGGCACGCCCAGGCCAATGCCTGGCAGGAGCTGGCGGAATCCACCGCCTGA
- a CDS encoding TIGR01620 family protein has protein sequence MTHRPPRPDTRRLDQAATPSPAPARPDTRPADAGMPATASAGAPNAPSPRRGKLIWPRVCVAGLGLLGVAVAGAYVQEAVATVMNPTDWAGWLVTGGVGLVIAGLVLGCVGELRGFRDLRRLDRLNDRARQVREDAVADDPSLIRDLTAVYASRPDLDGKLRTFRRDAEGIGDAANQLAAFEIHVLANLDERAQLAITRAVRRNATATALSPFALLDASVTAWTSLRMIREVATLYGARPRVAASLRLTRTAFGNVLAAGLFETVQDAVNDLVSGGVAGRVSTSMASAIANGLLTARLGLAAMEACRPVPTSTSRRTSARSLVRRALSDVIGGHRPQNQPDEEA, from the coding sequence ATGACGCACAGGCCCCCGCGCCCGGACACCCGGCGGCTGGACCAGGCTGCAACGCCGTCCCCCGCGCCCGCGCGGCCCGACACGCGCCCGGCCGACGCGGGCATGCCGGCGACCGCGTCGGCCGGCGCGCCAAACGCGCCGTCGCCGCGTCGGGGCAAATTGATCTGGCCTCGGGTATGTGTCGCCGGGCTCGGATTGCTCGGAGTCGCCGTTGCGGGTGCCTATGTACAGGAAGCCGTGGCGACCGTGATGAACCCGACCGACTGGGCGGGCTGGCTCGTCACCGGCGGGGTCGGGCTGGTGATCGCCGGTCTGGTCCTCGGCTGCGTCGGCGAGCTGCGCGGGTTCCGCGACCTGCGTCGGCTCGACCGCCTGAACGACCGCGCGCGGCAGGTCCGCGAAGACGCGGTGGCCGACGATCCCTCACTGATCCGGGATCTGACGGCCGTCTACGCCTCCCGACCCGACCTGGACGGCAAGCTGCGGACATTCCGCCGCGACGCGGAGGGCATCGGGGATGCCGCGAACCAGCTCGCCGCGTTCGAGATCCATGTGCTGGCCAACCTCGACGAGCGGGCGCAGTTGGCGATCACACGTGCCGTACGGCGGAACGCGACGGCAACGGCGTTGAGCCCGTTCGCCCTCCTGGACGCGAGTGTGACGGCCTGGACAAGCCTCCGGATGATCCGCGAGGTCGCCACCCTGTACGGCGCCCGTCCCCGGGTTGCCGCGTCGCTCCGCCTGACGCGCACCGCCTTCGGCAATGTGCTGGCCGCCGGCCTGTTCGAGACGGTTCAGGACGCGGTCAACGATCTGGTTAGCGGGGGCGTTGCCGGACGGGTCTCGACCTCGATGGCGAGTGCGATCGCCAACGGGTTGCTGACAGCGCGTCTGGGGCTGGCGGCGATGGAAGCGTGCCGCCCGGTGCCAACCTCGACGTCCAGGCGGACGAGCGCGCGGTCCCTGGTCCGGCGCGCACTTTCCGACGTGATCGGCGGTCATCGCCCGCAGAACCAGCCTGACGAGGAGGCGTAG
- a CDS encoding PqqD family protein: MQLAKYVKFRQEKFGGVLFETRSEKVYALNPTAAAVVREIQAGTPEDQIPARLKASYDADEAARIDREAMVFAQQLRERGLIVED, encoded by the coding sequence ATGCAACTGGCGAAATACGTCAAATTCCGGCAGGAAAAGTTCGGTGGGGTTTTGTTCGAAACCCGGTCGGAGAAGGTCTACGCCCTGAATCCAACCGCGGCCGCCGTCGTGCGCGAGATCCAGGCTGGCACCCCAGAGGACCAGATTCCGGCACGTCTGAAAGCCTCCTATGATGCTGACGAGGCGGCGCGGATCGACCGCGAGGCGATGGTCTTCGCGCAGCAACTGCGTGAGCGCGGTCTGATAGTTGAGGACTAG
- a CDS encoding ABC transporter substrate-binding protein yields the protein MVRRIATALAVAWLMVGGCLSPDPVRAEIAVTDLDGHRVVLEQPARRILIADGRFLMALALIHPDPVSLLVAWPHDIDHIGPATYARFRAHAPEIADLAKVSTGARVQSVERIVASDPDLVIVSAHGHLADSQRRAIEQAGIPVLTLDFFIHPLRNLAPSLRILGQVTGQEDRAEAFLAFRRAHMDAIADRLTGEDVTRPSVFLEPHAGYTEDCCNSVGAGNIGEYIAFAGGENIGAAVIEGARGTLNLEYVISRAPEVYIATGGPHMEGHDGVVCGLGYQAVRVRQSLARVVARPGIAQLPAVRNERAYGLSHQLLNSPLDILALEMLAKAIHPERFQALDPEATKQTISDRFLPIQLDGAYWGGLAPGQLTMTSD from the coding sequence ATGGTGCGGCGGATTGCAACGGCGCTTGCGGTGGCTTGGCTGATGGTCGGGGGCTGCCTGTCCCCCGATCCGGTGCGCGCGGAGATCGCGGTCACCGATCTCGATGGCCACCGCGTCGTGCTAGAGCAGCCCGCCCGCCGAATCCTGATCGCGGACGGCCGGTTCCTGATGGCGCTGGCGCTGATCCACCCGGATCCGGTCAGCCTCCTGGTCGCCTGGCCGCACGACATCGACCATATCGGCCCGGCGACCTACGCGCGTTTTCGCGCGCATGCGCCTGAAATCGCCGACTTGGCCAAGGTCTCTACCGGCGCGCGGGTGCAGTCGGTGGAACGGATCGTCGCCAGCGATCCCGATCTGGTGATCGTCTCCGCACACGGGCACTTGGCCGACAGCCAGCGTCGAGCGATCGAGCAGGCAGGGATCCCGGTGCTGACCCTCGACTTCTTCATCCATCCCTTGCGCAACCTCGCGCCCAGTCTGCGAATCCTGGGGCAGGTAACGGGTCAGGAGGATCGGGCTGAGGCGTTCCTCGCGTTCCGTCGGGCGCACATGGATGCGATCGCGGACCGGTTGACGGGCGAGGACGTAACTAGGCCCAGCGTGTTTCTCGAACCGCATGCCGGCTACACCGAGGACTGCTGCAACTCCGTTGGCGCCGGCAACATCGGCGAATACATCGCGTTTGCCGGGGGCGAGAACATTGGCGCAGCGGTGATCGAGGGCGCGCGCGGCACCCTCAACCTCGAATACGTCATTTCCCGCGCGCCGGAGGTCTATATCGCAACCGGCGGCCCACACATGGAGGGGCATGACGGTGTCGTCTGCGGGCTTGGATATCAGGCGGTGCGCGTCCGGCAGTCGCTGGCGCGCGTCGTGGCACGGCCTGGTATCGCGCAACTGCCGGCTGTCCGAAACGAACGTGCCTACGGGCTGTCCCACCAGTTGCTGAATTCGCCGCTGGATATTCTGGCGCTGGAGATGCTGGCCAAAGCCATCCACCCAGAGCGGTTCCAGGCCCTCGACCCAGAGGCGACGAAGCAGACGATCAGCGATCGCTTCCTGCCGATCCAATTGGATGGCGCGTACTGGGGTGGCCTGGCGCCGGGGCAGTTGACCATGACTTCGGACTAA
- a CDS encoding prenyltransferase, which translates to MSEHVQTYAPRPSSLVILLGRLASLVRYRFFLYAGLLPYLLGAAWAWAMLGTFDGTLFWIGLGGIVLSVVGVEAFNEYFDSRMGTDRVFDPEDTPPMSSAVLWLGVAAFAGALAVGLYLTWLTGWPILLYAGLGGMAAAFYVAPPIRFAYLGLGETVIALSYGPLMVLGSLHLQVQRFDADVIGPALLAALVPGFLIMALAVTNAIPDFHQDRLVGKRNLVVRLGRARAVWLYNGLAALALAVVVVGVAGGVFPWPTLAALAAAPLLWRSLQCARTTWQTPRAFLPAVRAIVRCYLVTTVLFTLGLLSQPWLAG; encoded by the coding sequence GTGAGCGAGCACGTTCAGACCTATGCGCCACGTCCGTCCAGCCTGGTGATCTTGCTGGGCCGGCTCGCCAGCCTCGTGCGTTACCGCTTTTTCCTCTACGCCGGCTTGCTGCCCTACCTGCTGGGCGCGGCCTGGGCCTGGGCGATGCTGGGCACGTTCGATGGCACGCTGTTCTGGATCGGCCTGGGCGGGATCGTGCTCTCGGTGGTCGGCGTCGAGGCGTTCAACGAGTACTTCGACAGCCGCATGGGCACCGACCGCGTGTTCGATCCCGAGGACACGCCGCCGATGTCGTCCGCGGTGTTGTGGCTGGGCGTTGCCGCCTTCGCTGGCGCGCTGGCAGTCGGGCTGTACCTGACCTGGCTGACCGGCTGGCCGATCCTGCTGTACGCCGGTCTGGGCGGAATGGCGGCTGCCTTCTACGTCGCGCCGCCGATCCGCTTCGCCTACCTCGGCCTGGGCGAGACCGTGATCGCGCTGTCGTACGGTCCGCTGATGGTATTGGGCAGCCTGCATCTGCAGGTCCAGAGGTTTGATGCGGACGTGATCGGGCCGGCGTTGCTCGCCGCGCTGGTGCCCGGTTTCCTGATCATGGCGCTCGCCGTCACCAACGCGATCCCCGACTTTCATCAGGACCGCCTGGTCGGCAAGCGCAATCTGGTCGTACGCCTGGGCCGGGCGCGCGCGGTCTGGCTGTACAACGGCCTGGCGGCGCTGGCGCTCGCGGTCGTGGTCGTTGGGGTGGCCGGTGGCGTTTTCCCCTGGCCGACGCTGGCGGCACTCGCCGCTGCGCCGCTGCTCTGGCGCAGTCTGCAGTGCGCCCGCACCACTTGGCAGACGCCACGGGCCTTCCTCCCGGCGGTACGCGCGATCGTGCGCTGCTACCTCGTCACCACCGTGCTGTTCACCCTTGGGCTGCTGAGCCAGCCTTGGCTGGCTGGATAG
- a CDS encoding TonB-dependent siderophore receptor has protein sequence MTVYTVSWRHRPSVRVLAAVLFSSQLAVPALAQEAGAEAEAASPAADSGAIELPEMVVTGSGYETETTDSYTTDFISVGEKDTRLWREVPQSTTVLTREYLEDRNASSLDTALRDAPGLLVLDNDNGRSSLYSRGFEFDSLSFNGLPAPLSSIYGTQPDMAIVDHVEILKGPSGLFAGAGEPAGAINMHLKRPLREFQGSSEVSGDSWGGVRGEADLSVPFTEDGDVRGRLVLARGHDEGWVDNNDNDVSVGYGTMQADLTNMTTASLTISHMQRDIEPYNGLPTYADGTLLDIDRSTTTGADWNDFDNRVTDYIGELEHRFADGGHAKVSARYSDRDVDFLYGYAGSAAAANGDISSVSWLARDYEETSLALDSHISKPIRLFGQEHNVLVGADYQRFENTFKQGRGATGDTNNIFHWNTNLTRPSVTYSSQTETETDQYGLYGQVRIKPIDDLTLIGGGRSTWYQSETTDLLTSTQTGEQDVDAEFTPYAGVVYDLTETISPYVSYTEIFQPQSQVNASGQTLEPRQGSQYEAGVKASLLDGGLNASAAVFHLTDENRPMSDGAGNTVAGEEVEVEGVEFEVSGNIQPNWEVLAGYTYSRSEYVNGTNSGDVFSTYTPRHMAHLWTKYRFNTGGWMNDLFVGGGVKAFSDFKSISRGTTINADGYVVVDVMAGYDITDSVTATLTVNNLFDEKYYSRVGGASVFNFYGEPRSALLSLKAVF, from the coding sequence ATGACTGTCTACACCGTTTCCTGGCGCCATCGCCCGTCCGTCCGGGTTCTGGCCGCCGTGCTGTTTTCCAGTCAACTGGCCGTGCCGGCTCTGGCGCAAGAGGCCGGCGCGGAGGCCGAGGCCGCCAGCCCCGCAGCCGATAGCGGGGCCATCGAGCTGCCCGAAATGGTGGTGACTGGATCCGGCTACGAAACGGAAACCACGGACAGCTATACCACTGACTTCATCAGTGTGGGGGAAAAAGACACACGCCTCTGGCGCGAGGTGCCGCAGTCGACCACCGTGTTGACCCGGGAATACCTGGAAGACCGCAACGCCAGCTCACTCGATACGGCGCTGCGTGATGCGCCGGGTCTCCTGGTGCTGGACAATGACAATGGTCGTTCGAGCCTGTACTCGCGCGGGTTCGAATTCGACTCGCTGTCCTTCAATGGTCTGCCGGCGCCGCTGTCCAGTATTTACGGCACCCAGCCGGATATGGCGATCGTTGATCACGTCGAAATTCTCAAGGGTCCGTCGGGGCTGTTCGCCGGCGCCGGCGAGCCGGCGGGTGCGATCAACATGCACCTGAAGCGGCCGCTGCGCGAGTTCCAGGGCAGCAGTGAGGTGTCGGGCGACAGCTGGGGCGGGGTGCGCGGCGAAGCCGACCTGTCCGTGCCGTTCACCGAAGACGGCGATGTGCGTGGCCGGCTCGTCCTGGCGCGCGGGCATGACGAGGGTTGGGTCGATAATAACGACAACGACGTGTCGGTCGGCTATGGCACGATGCAAGCCGACCTCACCAACATGACGACCGCGTCGCTCACGATCAGTCACATGCAGCGTGATATCGAGCCGTATAACGGTCTGCCGACCTATGCCGACGGCACGCTGCTCGACATCGACCGGTCGACCACGACCGGGGCCGACTGGAACGACTTTGACAACCGCGTGACCGATTACATCGGCGAGTTGGAGCATCGTTTCGCGGATGGCGGCCACGCCAAGGTCTCGGCGCGCTACTCGGACCGCGATGTCGACTTTCTCTACGGCTATGCCGGCAGCGCCGCCGCGGCCAACGGGGATATCTCCAGCGTCAGTTGGCTGGCGCGCGATTACGAGGAAACCTCGCTTGCGCTCGACAGTCATATCAGCAAGCCGATCCGGCTGTTCGGCCAGGAGCATAATGTCCTGGTCGGGGCGGATTACCAGCGTTTCGAGAACACCTTCAAACAGGGCCGCGGCGCCACCGGCGACACCAACAACATCTTCCACTGGAACACCAACCTGACGCGACCCAGCGTCACCTACAGCTCGCAAACCGAAACGGAGACGGACCAGTACGGCCTGTATGGCCAGGTTCGGATCAAGCCGATCGACGACCTGACATTGATCGGTGGCGGCCGTTCGACGTGGTACCAGTCGGAAACAACAGACCTCCTCACCTCGACGCAAACCGGCGAGCAGGATGTCGATGCCGAGTTCACGCCGTATGCCGGTGTCGTCTACGACCTGACCGAGACCATCTCGCCCTATGTCAGCTACACGGAAATCTTCCAGCCGCAATCGCAGGTCAATGCGAGCGGTCAGACGCTCGAGCCGCGTCAAGGCTCGCAGTACGAGGCCGGTGTGAAGGCATCTCTGCTGGACGGTGGGCTGAACGCCTCGGCGGCGGTGTTCCATCTGACCGACGAGAACAGGCCGATGAGCGATGGGGCCGGCAATACGGTCGCCGGCGAAGAGGTCGAGGTCGAAGGCGTCGAGTTCGAGGTCAGTGGCAATATCCAGCCGAACTGGGAAGTCCTCGCGGGCTATACCTACAGCCGCTCCGAATATGTCAACGGCACCAACTCGGGCGACGTGTTCAGTACCTACACGCCCCGGCACATGGCCCATCTTTGGACCAAGTACCGCTTTAACACCGGCGGCTGGATGAACGATCTGTTCGTCGGCGGTGGCGTGAAGGCGTTCAGCGATTTCAAGTCGATCAGCCGGGGCACGACGATCAACGCCGACGGGTACGTCGTGGTGGACGTGATGGCCGGCTACGACATCACCGACTCCGTCACCGCGACCCTGACGGTGAACAACCTGTTCGACGAGAAGTACTACTCCCGCGTCGGTGGCGCGAGCGTGTTCAATTTCTACGGCGAGCCGCGCAGCGCGCTGCTGAGCCTTAAGGCCGTCTTCTAG
- a CDS encoding FecCD family ABC transporter permease has product MVRYRAQVKRHAVVLIALAGASALAFVTDVATGPSNMNPLDVVRAILAPDSVARTVQVIVWDVRLPYAVMALLVGGALSLAGAEMQTILDNPLASPFTLGVSSAASFGAAVAIVLGLGLPGVADDWIISGNAFVFAFGSVLLLQALAQARGSGVQTLILFGIALVFTFNALVALLQFVASQEALQQLVFWSMGSLARANWQKLQVLAVIVAVMLPWSFASAWTMTALRLGEDRARSFGIRVGRLRFLSLLRVSILAATAVAFVGTISFIGLVGPHIARLLVGEDHRFLLPASLFSGALVLSLASVASKTIVPGALLPVGIVTALIGIPFFVVLIYLRREQG; this is encoded by the coding sequence TTGGTCCGCTACCGTGCCCAGGTCAAACGCCACGCCGTCGTCCTGATCGCGCTCGCGGGGGCGTCGGCCTTGGCGTTCGTGACCGATGTCGCGACCGGACCATCCAATATGAATCCCTTGGATGTCGTCCGTGCGATCCTCGCGCCCGATTCGGTGGCGCGGACCGTCCAGGTCATCGTCTGGGACGTGCGCCTGCCTTATGCCGTCATGGCCCTGCTGGTCGGGGGTGCGCTCTCGCTCGCCGGCGCGGAGATGCAAACGATCCTGGACAACCCGCTCGCCAGCCCCTTCACCCTCGGCGTCTCCTCGGCCGCCTCCTTCGGGGCGGCGGTCGCCATCGTGCTGGGTCTGGGCCTGCCGGGCGTCGCCGATGATTGGATCATCTCCGGCAACGCCTTCGTGTTCGCTTTCGGCTCGGTGCTTCTGCTGCAGGCGCTGGCGCAGGCGCGCGGCAGTGGGGTGCAGACCCTGATCCTGTTCGGCATCGCCTTGGTGTTCACCTTCAACGCCCTGGTCGCGCTGCTGCAGTTCGTCGCCAGCCAGGAAGCGCTGCAGCAGCTCGTGTTCTGGAGCATGGGCAGCCTCGCCCGGGCGAACTGGCAAAAGCTGCAGGTTCTGGCCGTGATCGTCGCGGTCATGCTGCCTTGGTCGTTCGCCAGCGCCTGGACGATGACCGCCCTGCGGCTGGGCGAGGACCGCGCGCGCAGCTTCGGGATTCGTGTCGGCCGCCTGCGCTTCCTATCCCTACTGCGGGTCAGCATCCTCGCGGCCACCGCCGTGGCCTTCGTCGGGACGATCAGCTTTATCGGCCTGGTCGGGCCGCATATCGCGCGCCTGCTGGTCGGCGAAGATCACCGGTTCCTGCTGCCGGCCAGCCTGTTCAGCGGCGCGTTGGTGCTGTCGCTTGCGTCCGTCGCGAGCAAGACGATCGTGCCGGGCGCCCTGCTCCCCGTGGGGATCGTGACGGCGTTGATCGGAATCCCCTTTTTCGTCGTGCTGATCTACTTGCGTCGGGAACAGGGCTGA
- a CDS encoding radical SAM protein — MDGFEGDGGVGHAQDVGVRPQPATPGTTTSGALGAPLYLAWQLTNECNFACLHCIEESGPGRAFKDELSDAQAFDVLRQAIDLDVPYISLSGGEPMVHPRFFDLVEYAAGRGAQLKIETNGQYLTKEACQRLKELDVKSVQVSMDGASRETFNKMRVRGDFDQVMQGIRNLVEAGVPLEINYSPTKFNTHEIARAVDLAHELGAQNFYTGRTMYTGNAVKTWQKLVPNEDQYMHYFNTLYLKRLEYIGRMRVHYHELGLRQEMRERLENPAALLIVLPNGLVKLINALPFICGDLRTESLAQVWSNFQRAWQDPRVADFVTELEQDSTKTAELHRWIYV, encoded by the coding sequence ATGGATGGGTTCGAAGGTGATGGGGGTGTCGGTCACGCCCAAGACGTCGGTGTGCGTCCTCAGCCCGCGACCCCGGGGACGACCACCTCGGGGGCGCTCGGCGCACCGCTCTATCTCGCTTGGCAGCTGACCAACGAGTGTAATTTTGCGTGCCTGCACTGCATTGAGGAGAGCGGTCCGGGGCGTGCCTTCAAGGACGAGTTGAGCGACGCGCAGGCGTTCGACGTGCTGCGCCAGGCGATCGATCTCGATGTGCCCTATATCTCGCTGTCCGGCGGCGAGCCGATGGTGCATCCACGCTTCTTCGATCTGGTCGAGTATGCCGCCGGCCGGGGTGCCCAGCTCAAGATCGAGACCAACGGCCAGTATCTGACCAAGGAAGCTTGTCAGCGGCTCAAGGAACTCGACGTGAAGTCTGTGCAGGTCTCGATGGATGGCGCCAGCCGCGAGACCTTCAACAAGATGCGCGTGCGCGGCGATTTCGACCAGGTGATGCAGGGCATCCGCAATCTGGTCGAAGCGGGCGTGCCGCTGGAGATCAACTACTCGCCGACCAAGTTCAATACCCACGAGATCGCCCGCGCCGTCGACCTTGCGCATGAATTGGGCGCGCAGAACTTCTACACCGGCCGGACGATGTACACCGGCAACGCGGTGAAGACGTGGCAAAAGCTGGTCCCGAACGAGGACCAGTACATGCACTATTTCAACACGCTCTACCTGAAGCGGCTCGAGTATATCGGCCGGATGCGTGTGCACTATCACGAGCTTGGCCTGCGTCAGGAGATGCGCGAGCGGCTGGAGAACCCGGCGGCGCTGCTGATCGTGCTACCCAACGGTCTGGTCAAGCTGATCAATGCGCTGCCGTTCATCTGTGGCGACCTGCGTACCGAATCGCTGGCGCAGGTTTGGTCGAACTTCCAGCGCGCCTGGCAGGACCCGCGTGTCGCGGACTTCGTGACCGAACTGGAGCAGGATTCGACCAAGACGGCCGAGCTGCACCGTTGGATCTATGTCTAA